From the Xiphophorus hellerii strain 12219 chromosome 20, Xiphophorus_hellerii-4.1, whole genome shotgun sequence genome, the window GCCCAACGGTGCTCCCTACTCGGCACACGGACGCCGCCATTTCTAAATTCGGTGAGAAGTGCTGTCGGAGCTTCACTCTTCTTCTTCCGGCTGAAAGAAAGTGATCTTCAGCTTTTCGAGCGGCTGGTACTGCCACCACATGTCCAGTATGTGGTACtgaacctaaaaaaaaattatattcctTAAAATTGCAATTCTTTTAGCGCCGATACTGAGACCATTCTGCtccaaaaagttaaaattaattaaaattccCTATACAAAAATATCAACGAGGCTTCATTAAACCCCGTTGatctttcattttttacagtATACTTTATCTGTACTGATAAAGTatggaggatgaggatgagggaGAAATCTTAACTGTGAACTGTACTGTGAACTTCTATATAATTCACTTAATGTCAGTTTAATCAAATCttccagtaaaataaattatttaaagtgaTTGCCTCCTTTCAGTTACAACTAAAAATGTTATGAATTTGTCTTTCATATGTTCCTGTTAGGAGGCGGGTAACCTGCTTAGTCACTGTAGGAGAGATTCAGGTTAgtagcatttaaataaaacacgtAATGCATGCCAAAtcccagattttattttaagggaAATAAAATCCCTTAATGGAAGATATTTTAGGCACTTGTGGGGCTGCTGTCTATTTTACTGGGCTGTTTGGACGGGCCATCACCATGCGCAAAGAAGCTTGCTTTTTCTCTATTGCTGTTGGCGGAACTTTTGATACCTCTGCATGTTTCTTTGACAAATGCTCAAAGTTAGAGCCTCCATCAACTGAAAGAACTGTCACTGGCAGATGAAATGCGACTCTGGAGATGGATGGTTCagaagaaagagcaggagataGCGTTGCTTCGCTGTTGCTGGTCTTGTTCTCTTGTGCCTTTTGAATAACCTTGGGCAGAGGCTTATCCTTCTCTGGTGCAGGCTCCTTTTCTTTGACTGCACCACACCGTTTTGAAGATGGCAATTGCGAAGATTTCAGTGGAGGAAGAAGACACTGAAATCTTCTTGAGTGTTTAACAGCAATGCCCTCAACAACCAGGTTGATTCCTATGTATAGTGGGACTCCTACCGCCGCCTGCAGATGAGGAATGACATCTGGAAGACCgctgacacacacaaacagaactgATTATGAATATTATGCTTTGACCTCAACCTTACCTGCCTATATATGAGCTGAAAGTCCCCAGTGTTTGCGGAACGGTCCACTCTGCGGTCCAGGACCACTCGTAATGTGTCCTCCTGCACAGCAGTGCAGAGCTGGGCGGTCACACAAGTTGAGGGTGCCATTGTGGGGCTAGCGTTGATTTCTATTAACCATGGGTGCAGGCTGAAGTCTAgtcaaaacacaagcaaaactGTTTATTGGGATGtaaattttaatcatcaatttAACATCTATAATATTAAGGCCACATGCTTTAAATTGTGTCTGCTACCAAAATAGCCTTGAATTGTGGAGATTCTACTAGACTTCCAAAGTTGTGCTGTAATATCTAGTCCTAAGATGACTGGGGTCAACATGTGCACCACCTCATCAGCAGTTTGAGCTACAGTAGCTCACCTGTTGGATCAGACCGTTGCGCTAAACTAGGTGCGTTACAAAGACGCAatatttttcagccatatcaatgcgcttttgtcacatcacaagagtcatgtgatcaacagccgatgttactactggcaaaaatgacaaagaagatgacaggaagtagtaggaggatgatggatTGTTTTGGGGGGTGAGGGGGTTTTGGACAATGTGCAGCTCACAACATTgtacagttcataaaaagttgtatGTCATTCaagtgttgaatccatagctcttctgtTAGTGTTGTGCCATGTAACtgaaatggtaaatggcctgtacttgtacAACTCACACACTGATAGTAGCAAGCTACTGGACTGTAGTCTGGGGGAGTCTGACCGGAGTGAGGCGCCACAGGGCTCTGTGGCCACCAGAAGTGCCTTTACCAAGGACACAATGACAGAAGCGGACAGACCAACGACTGCGGGACGAACTCTTACCATCGTCACCGCTATTGTCCCATCAGCACATCAAAGTTGAGTAAGCTGCTTTAATTCTTtatacaaaaacaactttgtaacTCCCAAAAGGAGCAGAATTAGGTTTGTGTTTCAGGAGAAATGCTACCTCGCTGTCTTGTTATCTGTAAACATAAATCAAGTGCATCATACCTAACATAAAATCAGCGCCATAAAGCTCAAATGTGTTCTTGCGTGACTCTATCAGATCCTGTGCTGTCAGCAGTGCGTGGATCACAGCTGTCTTCATTCCTGGGACTACAACAGTCTCCCAAAGAGCTTCCTTGCCCTGGCTGGCCAGAAAGGCCTTGAACTGGTCATCCAACCACATGTTGTGTGCTGGAATGCAGCGATGGCGTTGGTGAGAGGGCCTGAGGTGCTTCTGGATGGAGTTATTGCACAAGTGCACCGagctgaagaaagaaaagagaaatcagGTGAAAAGGGATCCGGGACAAAATGAACCCAAACAGTGGCAAGAACACAAAGCTACGCCGGGGTTTGTAAACCGCTAAAGGCCTTGTACAAATGTAGCCgggtttttataaaaacaaatatttctgccgaattgttttaaaaaaataatattgtacaCACGGGATTGGTTTCACAAAAGTTTTTAAGCACACAAATATCCCCTCCGTGTTGTTTTAAACCCAGAGGGGGCAGTGTAGTGCAAAGCTAAAACCTATGATGGCCAATCAGGTTCAGTTTCTGTTAGGAATTAAACTTCACAAAACTTCACATTTGTTTGGATAGACAGATAGgttgaactacttttaaatagcTTATTAGTATTACAAGTTGATAAAACACACAGCAATGTTTTTATCAAGTATGTGGACATATTGGTGCATTATCTGTCGCAGATTGTAATGTGTGGGACCCTAAATCTCCGTCTTCCCACGtacacacgcaaacacaaatacaaagttttCTTGCATCTTTATTTAGGtcagagtttttataaattattgtttttcatttgtgatACTAAACAGTTTTGTGTGGACAAAATGCCACACAAAACAGGTATAAAGTGTATCTGTTTTCCCAGATATACGGCTACATGTGGACTAGGCCTAATTCTTAGACTCAATGAAAATGACTTATATCATTTCAGACATAAACATGGATAACAAGGCACAAGGTGTCCTTTGtattcttaaaataattcacaaatcCTTACAAATCATAATTACTTAGACTACATTCATGCACAGTCTGAGACATTATAGAACttcaatgatttttattttgaagaaaatcagGGGGATTAATGATTTGACTCTCTTACAATCTGCTGAATCGTGTAAAACCTTCTACTGATTtagaaatacagttttaaatgtgattCCTATGTGATACGTTGTGTTGATCTATTACTGAAAGGTTCAAAGGAAATTCCAAAAAGAAAACGCAAACTGACTACACCACtatttctgatttctgatgATGTGTCTCTTTCTACACATGAGCAGGTTTCTCTGCTCCCTGTGGAATCCATGAAAGTTCAGACGTGATTAGGTTAAAGTTTCAGAAGCTGCTTTTAGCCCAATTTGAATTTTGCTGCTGCAGATGTCACAGATAATAACCCACCCTTAAATATACCATTTGGTGAAACAGCTTCAGGTCACACACAGATGCAAACCAAAATTACCCTCCAATAGTGATAGGCAAAGGAGACGCACCGTTTTCTgaattttacttcctgtttctctatTTCAAAATTAACCACTGACTCATAGTTTGTTTCCCCCAGTATTGAATTTACTGTCTTACCTGTCGAGTGTGTCTAATGAGTACGGCTGGGTGGAAAAGCGCAAATAGCACTTTTTGTAGAACCACACAGTCAGAGGGTTCCAGTCAGTGACCAGAAACCACTGGCGCACGTCAAACTTGGTGTCGTGGACCAGAAAGGGTTTCTCTATGTACTTTTGCACCACCCACTTGCTCTCCTTGATAAAGGTTGAGTCCATGTTCACTAGCCTGAGGATCTGATCAAGACGCTTTTCACATTTGATACCTTGAAGACAAATTCAACAGATCAGACGGGACGTTTCAAACACGATGTGGCTCTGTCTGACGGTTTCCGGCGTCCTACCTCTGCCCCTGGACTTTGCTCCGGGTTTGATGATCCAGATGTTTTGTGTGCCATCTATGCCCAGCTGTGGGCAAACCTTCTCAAGTTTCTGCAGCATGGCCTTGCAGGAGCTAACAAAATTTCCACTTCTCTCGATTTGCGCTCTGCCACTGTggaggaagcagaggagaaaaaaagcactGTAGAGATCCTGAAAGGCACGTTTTCcccgacaaaaaaaaaaaaataaataaaatgtctcaaGCCTGATGAACACTCACTGAGCAACAAGATAATAACTGTTAAGAAACCCTTCCCACTGTTCCTGTGTCAGTGTCTGTGGTGTTTCCAGGCTTTTGTCGATGTCTCCGTGCTCCAGACTCTCCAGGTATTCCTGGCATACTTTGAGCGCAGTAGTAACCGTTTCGGAAGGGACCAGTGGTTTACAGCGGAGTTTGCTCTGTTTCTTCTGCCCTGAATGTGGAGGGAGAAACTGAATCTTCAGGCGGAAGATTAGgtcagtgccttgcaaaatgtGAGCTGAAGCCTTAAGCCTTTTCAAAATGTCACTTTACAACACCCAAACCTGTGTATGATTGAGACTGTACGTGGAACATCAACAACAAAGTTGTGCATTATCTTGCGGTGGAAGGAGAAGACTGCACTGTTTTCAAAACAACCTTAGATTGGTTTAGATCAACACATAATCGTGTTAGATTTCATAAATTGGCAATGTATAAAACCAATAATGTTTGCACCTATAATTGCAATAAAAAGGTGGTTGTCTGCGTATTAATTTTCTTCCAACTCACTATCATATGCTATCTTGTAtagcataaaatcccaataaaacacattgaagcttgtagtttgtaatgtgacaaaatgtaaaagtgttCACAGCGATCAACGGATCATACATTGAACATCCTGAAAGTTCTGATGTATTTCGTTCCACTGAATGTGCTGGTCCTTTTCCACAACGTATTTCAGTAGACTGGTGCACGCAGTCCGCCTGTAGTCCTCTACAGAGAACACCACAGAAAGATAAGTCTACGTGAACAAATTTATACCGATATATGGGAAAATACAtggtcagaataatcgattgtTAGCTCGAATGCAAAACCAGATCTGACCAATGAAAGCGTGCTTCTCGTCGCGGGCTGCGAGTTTGTAACAGCGGGGGAAGAAGCTGTCTGGGTCAGCTGAGTCAAACCAGTGGAGTTTCCTTAAGTTCACACACAACCCCGCCTGTTGGAGTAAAAAGGCTGGTGATGAAGGTGAGCGTGAAGGGCAGAGGTGGAGAGAGTACAAAAATAACGTACTCGAGTAAAaagaacataaagaaaaaacgTGTTGTAAATCTACCTTTGTGGTGAAACTGCCTGCCTTAGCAAAATGATTGACAATCTGCTCTTTCTGCAAGCTGTTTGTGCAGATTGCGTCTCTACGGTTCGTCCAGTAGAAATAAACCATCTCGTTCCGCACAAGAcgagactaaaaaaaaaaaaaaaattgaaaataattttatgggTTGAACCAGTCAGGTAAGTTTTGCTACTTTTAGCTACCAATTCTGCATTTACCATGAGACTGTGCAGCCTATCTggctccttttctttttcagtttcctCTGAGTTGTCTAAGGAGAAGGCCCAACATTTCAAACAACGATTCACCACAAAAGGACGTTTCGATCAGATGCTTTCAGCTCACCTTCTTCCGCATCATTCGATCTGCTGTCACTGTTCTGACGCTGCTGGACCTGCTGCGGCATGCGTTGTTCAATCCAGCCCCTGGCCCTCAAAGCTGCCCTGATGACAGGATACGGGCCCTGGATGGCGAATATCTTGTGCATCTGAAACAGTGGGATCAAAAGTTGTGGTTCCCTTCTCGGAGCAATGAGAGTTTTGGTCTCGAAGAAGCCGCGGCTGACCTTAACTGCTTTCTCCACCAAACTCTTGGCTAACTTCACGCTGCTTGGGTTGAGATCGGATAAGCCCACTCTGATCTCAGGAGGATCTGTCGACACACAAACacgcatttatttttttgtagaattttgGACAAAGATCTGACGGTGCAAAGCCagccagaaaataaaatactaacaGTTTTGCTAGTTAAAGGCAAGAAATCTCCataagtaaaacagaaaatgtgttcatGCTGGATAATATTTCTAAAGGCCTAAGGcttggaccaaaaaaaaaaaagaaaaaaagatgaattagTAATTCACAGCTTCTACGTTCAAACATTTGACTCCATGTCCTGCTCATGACCATATTATTAGTTCAGAACTGTTGATCCATAATCTGTTGCTTGGAGGTGTAAAAACCAAGtaatttaaaatctaatgtTTCGAGTTGAAAAAGGTCCTTGTAGTAACACACACCAGAACAAagtaatttatcattttaaggtcaatggtgtttgactttgtttgtttttttcaggaataaaatctgaaaagtgcagcaTACATTTGGATTCAGGGCCTCTGAGTGTGAACCTTATTACTACAGTAAGTCTTTTGGTGCATACTAACCACTGAACATTTGAATTTTGTACATGCCCAATTGGATTTAGatcttttatttacttatttattttttggcatcTTCTTTCTTCGAAATTTGCTGAAATCCACGCAtcgtttttcttccacttcacattgATGCCTTATTTTTGCATTGATTTATTAAATCCCTTTTAAATACACGAAAACGCTGCGGTCAGAATGtgaacaatgtaaaaaaatatatatatttttttatttctcagagtTTTGCATTCTGAATATCAGTCACAAAAAGATGAAATTTTTTTGCTCGCTCGACATTTAGGTTGTTCACTTACAGCATGGACCCGGTAAACTGTACTCCCTGCCATCCTGCAGTTTCTCTAGGCTCAGGATTACAGCCTTGGCAGAGTAGGTGGCCTTCTTCCCCAGGGAAACCATTTCATGTGTTTCATTAGTTCCCACTGTCTCGCAGCTTTGGAACTGAAACAGACGGCATAAAGGCGAGCAACCACCTGAAGATAAGACGTTTCCGCAAACACAATAACACATATTGGCTCGGCTCCACTCaacatatttcaaatgtatGAAACTTTCATTGAGCTACCGTAATAAAAGGAAAGCAAACCTAATTACCAATGTGTTTACGAGACTtttgttatgtattttattcttttttttttctttttttttttttacataagctATGAAACCGTCAGGGCTTCCCTTAATTGTCTGTTAAAACAGACCCCATGCTGAGCCGCTTCTAAACCTTTTCTGTAAAAACTGCTACAAACTCCACCTGCCGTGGAGCGGTTTGTTTATCAAACACTTATTAGTTCATAGATGTTCCTCTCACCTGCTCTATTAACCTTGTACCGAGTTTCACCACAGGAATCCCCGATGCGCCGGTGTTAACTTGTTTAACGTTACTATGGCAACCTCCTTTACAGTTACTCGCTAGACATGGCGACGAGGAGTTGTCCattgtttaaaaagtaaaaaaaaaaaggagaaaaaaaaagtcttaaatcatTAAACGGAATTCATTCTTTCTGATTAGACGAAATATTTAtagaaagcaaataaatgagtttttaaaacaattatagGAATATATCAATATAAATACAATAACAAAATCCGGCCATTTTctgttgggaaaaaaagagtgaaGGAAGCGAATGCCTATTTATTCCTAATACTATTTATTTCATCCTGCAACATgtataaacagaaatattaacacGTATTAATTCATTCTACCTATtaatttacacatataaaatacatttttcgtATTCAGGTGCGATCACTAATTTACAATATCactaaaaagtttattttttattaatttattaatacaAAAGCATTTTATACATTCAGTACTCGCATTGGATTTCATAAAACTTTCTACTCCGCTTTATGAAAATCATGAGTGTATATAATTGATTTACAGTTTATAAATGCTTATATCTATATTGATAATTCCCCCGTTGTGGTGTTAAAGCACTGGTGAAgggatttgattaaaagtataatgacaaaaaaaaaaatttggtgtaaaaaacattttgtcatatttttgaaatctttttttatgggttcaaattatatattttcaggtttctatattatttattgcttttattataataaaaaaataaaagaaatatattcaattatgagttttgatttgtttaacaCACTGTTAATATTACCCAACTCCCTCACTGAAAATAGAAACAAGATACCAGATAATTATATACAAATTATAATTGTGTATATAATATGCTATATTATATacattataattatattatatagtatataatatattatattataatatataaatatattgtgGGAGTTAGCAGAAGAAGCCACATATTATAATCTGACATCATAAATTGTTTCGgatattatatttaaatttaatatttatatatattaatattatttatcgTAGCAGTTTTTCTTCAAAGTGCACAATTTAAGCGTCATTCGATGGTAATTGTCCCGAAGTCGTCATATAATGTATATGGAGGACCTCCATAGGTTACAGCCGGTTATAGTGCTGTACGGTAGATAGGCTCATaaattaccatagcaaccagcaGCGGAGGGTTTACGAAACCCTGATGTGGCTTACAGCCGCCATATTGGATCCGGGGCGGGGACAGTGCTCTGACAGCTTCAGTGTCCTGCCCAGACGAAATCCGCGCACTATTTCTAAACACACAGTAACTCCCAGCAAactgagtttgacatttatcATTATACGTCAGTACTGAAAAACTGGTAAGTTTATTTTAAGGGTCTTAATAGGCCGCGAGGAAGaccttttgtttaaaaaaagtcactggttttttaatttgtttttagctaaGAAGCAAAGCCAGCTTTAGCTTTCTGAGATGTGTGGAAGAACTGCGTGCACCCTAGCTCCGGACGAGGTGAGCCGAGCCTGCTCGTACAGAAACCGGGGCGGACAGCGGAGACAGCCCCGCTGGAGGGATGGAGACGCGGACAAATACAGACCCTCCTACAACAAGAGTCCGCAGTCCATGAGTCCGGTTCTGGTGTCGCAGAGACATTTCGACAAGGTGACTTCAGCTTTAGTGAAAGTGGATATTCGTGTAGCGTTTACACTTGTGCTAAACGTTACACGGACTTTTTTCTAACAAGCTGGCCCATTGTTTCCCTCAGCTGAACGGTACCGGGTCAGATAACTTTTGGTTTCCACCTTTAAATGATTCCGAGCCTGTGCGTTTTACCTCactttatttgagtttttaaaaaaaagttgaatagACTGCGTTTTGTGATAATTTATTGTTTgcaaattctgtaaaaattttaatcaagttgTATATAAGTAGCTTCTGAGCTTTTTCCCAAAGCATATTTGAATAAGTATTGCATCTGAAGGAACTTTTGCTtgaaagttttagttttagatATAATGTGTCCAGAAATATGACTGTCCTTTAGATTTTTGAgtactttgttgtgttttatttatattttatgtggtACACCATCACAAAGTGGTGGATAAttggaaaatgtgaagaagaaaaaaatataaatgttgagCTAAAAAAGTGACATGCATTCAACTCACTTGAGTTGAATACATCTagagatatactgtatgtatgtatttttataagc encodes:
- the ttll3 gene encoding tubulin monoglycylase TTLL3, whose amino-acid sequence is MDNSSSPCLASNCKGGCHSNVKQVNTGASGIPVVKLGTRLIEQFQSCETVGTNETHEMVSLGKKATYSAKAVILSLEKLQDGREYSLPGPCYPPEIRVGLSDLNPSSVKLAKSLVEKAVKMHKIFAIQGPYPVIRAALRARGWIEQRMPQQVQQRQNSDSRSNDAEEDNSEETEKEKEPDRLHSLMSRLVRNEMVYFYWTNRRDAICTNSLQKEQIVNHFAKAGSFTTKAGLCVNLRKLHWFDSADPDSFFPRCYKLAARDEKHAFIEDYRRTACTSLLKYVVEKDQHIQWNEIHQNFQDVQWQKKQSKLRCKPLVPSETVTTALKVCQEYLESLEHGDIDKSLETPQTLTQEQWEGFLNSYYLVAHGRAQIERSGNFVSSCKAMLQKLEKVCPQLGIDGTQNIWIIKPGAKSRGRGIKCEKRLDQILRLVNMDSTFIKESKWVVQKYIEKPFLVHDTKFDVRQWFLVTDWNPLTVWFYKKCYLRFSTQPYSLDTLDSSVHLCNNSIQKHLRPSHQRHRCIPAHNMWLDDQFKAFLASQGKEALWETVVVPGMKTAVIHALLTAQDLIESRKNTFELYGADFMLDFSLHPWLIEINASPTMAPSTCVTAQLCTAVQEDTLRVVLDRRVDRSANTGDFQLIYRQAAVGVPLYIGINLVVEGIAVKHSRRFQCLLPPLKSSQLPSSKRCGAVKEKEPAPEKDKPLPKVIQKAQENKTSNSEATLSPALSSEPSISRVAFHLPVTVLSVDGGSNFEHLSKKHAEVSKVPPTAIEKKQASLRMVMARPNSPVK